From the genome of Edaphobacter dinghuensis, one region includes:
- a CDS encoding polysaccharide biosynthesis protein: MTAPPKTHPAPPDSQAFLHREPSSGPRTGRERALALLSGKRVLITGAGGCIGSALAKAVAQSDARELILLEASEGALYDIHQSLAYLKTTMTRFSILASVGDTRAITRLFERHQPDIVFHAAAFKHVPLMEDNPFAAIVNNAFGTHILAKTVVRYGCEQLLMVSTDKAVAPSSIMGASKRIAELILLAPRTSSVCMKAIRLGNVLGSSGSVVPLFERQIAQGGPVTVSHPDVQRYFMTITDAVDTLLDALSPETQAGISVAELGEPYRILDLAQFLIGKQQIPIVFTELRPGDKMEESLISSSESYRDISNSSLRAISSPTLSSDKLSCFLDDLREAIQQNDLPSLLQTVQRIVPEYSPSLSLRMTAAAMVNA; the protein is encoded by the coding sequence TTGACCGCGCCGCCGAAAACCCATCCCGCCCCCCCTGACTCCCAGGCATTCCTGCATCGGGAGCCTTCGTCTGGTCCCAGAACCGGGCGTGAACGGGCCCTTGCTCTCCTCTCCGGGAAACGGGTCCTGATCACCGGCGCTGGCGGCTGTATCGGCTCAGCGCTGGCAAAGGCCGTGGCACAGTCCGACGCACGCGAGCTGATTCTGCTCGAAGCCTCCGAAGGAGCCCTTTATGACATTCATCAGTCCCTCGCTTACCTAAAAACGACGATGACGCGCTTCTCTATTCTCGCCAGCGTCGGCGATACAAGAGCAATCACCCGTCTGTTCGAGCGACACCAGCCTGACATCGTATTCCATGCGGCCGCCTTCAAACATGTGCCACTGATGGAAGACAACCCCTTTGCAGCCATCGTCAACAATGCGTTCGGCACTCACATCCTCGCAAAAACCGTAGTGAGATACGGCTGCGAGCAGCTGTTGATGGTTTCCACGGATAAGGCGGTTGCTCCGTCGAGCATTATGGGAGCCTCTAAGCGTATCGCCGAGCTCATTCTCCTTGCCCCTCGCACCTCTTCTGTTTGCATGAAGGCAATCAGGCTAGGCAATGTGCTGGGTTCCTCCGGCAGCGTCGTTCCGCTCTTTGAGCGGCAGATCGCACAGGGAGGGCCGGTTACGGTATCGCACCCCGACGTACAGCGCTATTTCATGACAATCACGGATGCCGTAGACACTCTGCTGGACGCACTCTCTCCTGAAACTCAAGCAGGCATATCCGTGGCAGAGCTGGGAGAGCCCTATCGTATCCTCGATCTCGCACAGTTCCTGATCGGCAAGCAACAGATTCCGATCGTCTTCACCGAACTCCGTCCTGGAGACAAGATGGAAGAGTCCCTGATCTCATCGTCCGAGTCGTATCGAGATATCTCCAACTCTTCGCTTCGTGCGATCAGCAGCCCCACACTCTCGTCCGACAAGCTCTCCTGCTTCCTGGATGACCTGAGAGAAGCTATTCAACAAAATGACCTGCCATCCCTGTTGCAAACCGTACAGCGCATAGTGCCGGAATATAGTCCTAGCCTCTCCCTCCGCATGACCGCCGCCGCGATGGTGAATGCATGA
- the neuC gene encoding UDP-N-acetylglucosamine 2-epimerase yields the protein MKRTIAVVTSSRADYSHLYWPLKDLAAHPDVDLKLIVLAAHLSPAFGNTVHEIEQDGFAIASRIECLLNSDTDTGMAKTLGLAVLGLTDVLAQMRPDLLLLIADRYEMLAPANVALTLRIPVAHIEGGEISEGAIDDAVRNALTKMAHIHFTSTDAARNRVISMGEEPWRVTRAGAPSLDHISRSQLLTRSQLEQALKIDLKQAPTVVAYHPVTLLQNTTEEADALFAALAQIKGQIIFCYPNADAGSHSLMQRTHEFIRQHSDAHVFVNLGAVTYWSLLKQAGLLLGNSSSGIMEAASFALPVVNVGLRQYGRERAPNVLDANPDVNSILEKVATAQSTAFRKSLSGMTNPYGDGHAAERIVHVLTTVPLEGLLRKRATSIQS from the coding sequence ATGAAGCGCACCATTGCCGTAGTCACCAGCTCGCGTGCAGACTATAGCCATCTCTACTGGCCACTGAAGGATCTCGCTGCGCATCCCGACGTAGACCTGAAACTCATCGTCCTCGCCGCTCATCTCTCTCCCGCATTTGGCAATACCGTCCACGAGATCGAGCAGGACGGATTCGCTATCGCCTCGCGCATCGAGTGCCTGCTCAACTCCGACACCGACACCGGAATGGCGAAGACCCTTGGGCTCGCCGTACTGGGATTGACCGATGTTCTCGCACAGATGCGTCCCGACCTTCTGCTGTTGATCGCAGATCGTTACGAGATGCTGGCCCCTGCCAATGTAGCTCTCACCTTGCGCATTCCAGTAGCGCATATTGAAGGCGGAGAGATCAGCGAAGGCGCCATCGACGATGCCGTCCGCAATGCTCTCACCAAGATGGCGCACATTCACTTCACCTCTACCGATGCCGCTCGTAACCGCGTTATCAGCATGGGCGAAGAGCCGTGGCGAGTGACCCGCGCAGGAGCGCCCTCCCTCGATCACATCAGCCGCAGCCAATTGCTGACGCGGTCTCAGTTGGAACAGGCGTTGAAGATCGATCTGAAACAAGCTCCAACCGTAGTCGCCTATCATCCCGTCACACTTTTGCAGAACACTACCGAAGAGGCGGATGCACTCTTCGCCGCGCTTGCACAGATCAAAGGCCAGATCATCTTCTGCTATCCCAACGCAGACGCCGGCAGCCACAGCCTGATGCAGCGCACGCATGAATTTATCCGGCAGCACAGCGACGCTCACGTCTTTGTAAACCTCGGTGCCGTAACTTATTGGAGCCTTCTGAAACAAGCTGGCCTGCTTCTCGGCAACTCCAGCAGCGGCATTATGGAGGCGGCGTCGTTCGCCTTGCCCGTGGTCAATGTCGGCCTTCGCCAATACGGACGCGAACGTGCACCCAACGTTCTCGACGCCAATCCCGATGTCAATTCCATCCTTGAGAAGGTCGCGACTGCTCAAAGCACAGCCTTCCGCAAATCGCTCAGCGGCATGACGAACCCGTACGGCGACGGCCACGCCGCCGAGCGAATTGTGCATGTTCTCACCACCGTTCCCCTCGAGGGTTTGCTGCGTAAGCGAGCCACTTCCATCCAATCATGA
- a CDS encoding DegT/DnrJ/EryC1/StrS family aminotransferase: MTIPLSSPDITEAEIEAVTAVLRTSRLSLGPQMEAFEDAIAEYIDTPHAIAVSSGTAGLHLCIKALGIGEGDEVIVPSFTFIAAANALRYERALPVFVDIDADSLNMSPASIEQAITPKTRAILVVHTFGRPAEMAAIMDIANRHHLFVIEDACEAIGATYQGRKAGSFGDAAVFAFYPNKQITTGEGGMVVTRRPELAAQIRALRNQGRYDSADWLQHAELGYNYRLSEINCALGFAQLKRIEPILQQREKVARRYQQALADINELVLPSTEIPGIRISWFVYVVRLNSDYTEIDRDSIVTTLTGAGIGCARYFAPIHLQPSYAAWRNSAVLPVTEAQASRTIALPFFNRITEEDIAQVGNALRTALLQIQNR, encoded by the coding sequence ATGACCATCCCCCTCTCCTCGCCTGATATCACCGAGGCCGAAATCGAAGCCGTCACCGCTGTTCTGCGCACCTCGCGGCTCAGCCTCGGGCCACAGATGGAAGCCTTTGAAGATGCGATCGCAGAGTACATCGACACTCCCCACGCCATCGCCGTTAGCTCAGGGACGGCGGGGTTACATCTCTGCATCAAAGCACTCGGCATCGGCGAGGGCGATGAGGTTATCGTTCCCTCTTTCACCTTCATCGCCGCTGCCAACGCCCTTCGCTACGAACGGGCTCTACCTGTCTTTGTCGATATCGATGCCGATTCGCTGAATATGTCTCCCGCCAGCATCGAGCAGGCGATCACACCAAAGACTCGCGCCATTCTCGTCGTACACACCTTCGGGCGCCCTGCGGAGATGGCAGCCATCATGGACATCGCCAACCGACATCATCTCTTCGTCATTGAAGATGCATGCGAAGCCATCGGCGCAACCTATCAAGGACGCAAGGCGGGTTCGTTCGGCGACGCAGCGGTCTTCGCCTTCTACCCCAACAAGCAAATCACTACTGGAGAAGGCGGTATGGTCGTCACCCGGCGCCCGGAGTTGGCAGCGCAGATCCGCGCACTCCGCAACCAGGGCCGCTACGACAGCGCAGACTGGTTGCAACACGCCGAACTCGGCTACAACTATCGCCTCTCCGAGATCAACTGCGCTCTCGGCTTTGCGCAGTTGAAGCGCATCGAGCCCATTCTGCAGCAGCGCGAAAAAGTAGCTCGCCGATACCAGCAAGCCCTCGCAGACATCAACGAACTCGTCCTCCCTTCAACAGAGATTCCAGGTATACGGATCAGTTGGTTCGTCTACGTCGTCCGACTCAACTCTGATTACACAGAAATAGACCGCGATAGCATCGTCACCACACTAACGGGCGCAGGCATCGGCTGCGCACGATACTTTGCGCCCATCCACCTGCAACCGAGCTATGCCGCATGGCGCAACTCTGCTGTACTTCCTGTAACCGAGGCACAGGCCAGCCGCACGATTGCTCTGCCCTTCTTCAATCGCATCACCGAAGAAGACATAGCGCAGGTTGGCAACGCTCTACGCACAGCTCTGCTTCAGATACAAAATAGATAG
- a CDS encoding amidase yields the protein MSDLVLQPAVDLLAMISARKLSPLELAEEHILQIKRLNLQLNAIIDFDEQRVRSQAIALEKSSAPRGPLHGLPMTIKASIAVADHRCETGSLFNKGHLPKEDAVIVERSRQAGAIILGTTNCPEFLMAYETDNLLYGRTSNPWDLTRTAGGSSGGESAAIAAGLSTSGFGSDGGGSVREPAHFTGICALKPTPGRIPAIGHLPPCVGPFSLLGAIGPMARTIADVSLLFNVLSGHTDSDPTGAPVPLQHYTTEELRQIPIGFFEDDGIAPVTPETRQAVQDAVRSLRNQGFHIEPLRPRALEQARKLWWKYFVRCGAMLLNPIFAGKESRLSPTFQDFLAIARQDPPLAGDELLFAWAECDVIRAALLEEMREFPILLMPVCSVPAFRHGEREWKIDGQQVAYLDAMRYTQWFNLLGAPAAVVPVGRSSEGLPIGIQITGRPYQDEVVLGIAAAIEHDFGYQPPPMARS from the coding sequence ATGAGCGATTTAGTCCTTCAACCTGCCGTCGATCTGCTGGCAATGATCTCTGCCCGCAAGCTCTCTCCGCTCGAACTTGCCGAAGAACATATTCTTCAGATCAAGCGGTTGAACCTGCAACTCAACGCCATCATCGACTTCGACGAGCAGCGCGTTCGCTCTCAGGCTATCGCTCTCGAAAAAAGCTCAGCTCCTCGCGGCCCTTTGCATGGGCTCCCGATGACCATCAAGGCCTCCATCGCTGTAGCCGACCACCGCTGCGAAACCGGAAGCCTCTTCAACAAGGGGCATCTTCCTAAGGAAGATGCCGTCATCGTCGAACGCAGCAGACAAGCAGGCGCGATCATTCTCGGGACGACGAACTGTCCCGAGTTCCTAATGGCCTACGAGACAGATAACCTCCTCTACGGTCGCACCTCAAATCCGTGGGATCTTACGCGCACCGCAGGAGGCTCCAGCGGCGGCGAATCGGCAGCTATCGCAGCGGGCCTCTCTACCAGCGGCTTTGGCAGCGACGGCGGAGGCTCCGTACGCGAGCCTGCACACTTCACCGGCATCTGCGCGCTCAAGCCAACCCCCGGCAGAATCCCCGCAATCGGCCATCTTCCACCGTGCGTCGGACCGTTCTCACTGCTCGGAGCCATCGGCCCTATGGCACGCACCATTGCCGACGTATCGCTTCTCTTCAATGTCCTCTCCGGCCACACCGATAGCGACCCCACCGGTGCTCCTGTGCCACTCCAGCACTACACCACAGAAGAACTGCGGCAAATTCCGATAGGTTTCTTTGAAGACGACGGAATCGCGCCCGTAACTCCCGAGACACGTCAAGCCGTACAGGACGCAGTCCGTTCCCTGCGCAACCAGGGTTTCCATATCGAACCGCTCCGCCCCCGCGCACTCGAACAAGCACGCAAGCTCTGGTGGAAATATTTTGTGCGTTGTGGAGCCATGTTGCTCAATCCCATCTTTGCTGGCAAAGAATCTCGGCTCAGCCCAACCTTTCAGGACTTCCTCGCTATCGCCCGCCAGGACCCGCCGCTCGCGGGAGATGAGCTACTTTTTGCATGGGCAGAGTGCGATGTCATTAGGGCGGCGTTGCTCGAAGAGATGCGCGAATTCCCCATCCTGCTTATGCCGGTATGTTCTGTCCCTGCATTCCGTCACGGTGAACGGGAATGGAAGATCGACGGCCAGCAGGTCGCCTATCTCGATGCGATGCGCTACACCCAATGGTTCAACCTGCTCGGCGCACCCGCAGCCGTTGTGCCGGTAGGACGTTCCTCGGAAGGTCTACCCATCGGCATTCAGATCACTGGCCGACCGTATCAGGATGAAGTCGTGCTCGGCATCGCCGCAGCGATCGAACACGACTTCGGATATCAGCCACCACCGATGGCACGCTCTTAA
- a CDS encoding 30S ribosomal protein S1 has product MSNPDVSAAESTFENNESFDKILSQYEQSHSHRVGEDGRQLEGTVIAVSAESVFVDIGFKTEGILPLTLFQNANETVEVGTKLLVTVKGRNEEGYYELSRQRVERPKDWTSLEKAFAEKAIIVGTVTGVVKGGLTVDVGSRAFMPGSRSGARDAGEMEKLVGQEITCRIIKLDVAEEDVVVDHRSVAEEEERSTKERRFAEIKEGDTALGTVRSLADYGAFVDIGGVDGLLHISDIAWGRVNKPADVLSAGQQVEVKVLKIDAATKKISLGMKQLLPHPWDAVEGKYRAGERVRGVVTRATDFGAFVELETGVEGMVHLSEMSWAKKVHKPSDMLKPGETVEVMILGINVAERRMSLGLKQTLGDPWAEAQEKFAVGSTVEGPVVSLTKFGTFVQLAEGVEGMIHVSEISAEKRVERPQDVLRVGQVVKAKVLDIDKEKRQIKLSMKQLVPTGLDEYIAEHKQGDVVTGRLIEVSGDNAMVELGEGIRSKCRIVATAAKEEQPAAAGQVDLSAFSSMLKERWKSGSASTVKTDEIRAGQIRSFKITKLDQDAKTIEVQLV; this is encoded by the coding sequence ATGTCCAATCCAGACGTTTCGGCAGCAGAATCAACCTTCGAAAACAACGAATCCTTCGACAAGATCCTTTCGCAGTATGAGCAGAGCCACTCGCACCGCGTGGGCGAGGATGGCAGGCAGCTTGAAGGGACGGTGATCGCTGTCTCGGCTGAGTCGGTGTTTGTCGATATTGGCTTTAAGACCGAAGGCATTCTTCCGCTGACCTTGTTTCAGAACGCCAATGAGACGGTAGAAGTAGGCACGAAGCTGCTGGTGACAGTGAAGGGGCGCAATGAGGAGGGTTACTACGAGCTTTCGCGGCAGAGAGTGGAGCGTCCGAAGGACTGGACTTCGCTGGAGAAGGCCTTTGCCGAAAAGGCGATCATCGTAGGCACGGTGACCGGTGTTGTTAAGGGTGGACTGACTGTGGATGTGGGCTCGCGGGCGTTTATGCCGGGATCGCGTAGCGGCGCACGTGACGCTGGCGAGATGGAAAAGTTGGTAGGACAGGAGATTACCTGCCGGATCATCAAACTGGATGTGGCTGAGGAAGATGTTGTGGTCGATCATCGCTCGGTTGCTGAAGAGGAAGAGCGCTCGACGAAGGAGCGGCGGTTTGCCGAGATCAAGGAAGGCGACACCGCTCTGGGAACGGTGCGCAGCCTTGCGGACTACGGCGCGTTTGTCGATATCGGCGGTGTGGATGGGCTACTGCACATCAGTGATATCGCGTGGGGGCGTGTGAACAAGCCGGCCGACGTGCTTTCCGCCGGGCAGCAGGTTGAAGTGAAGGTGCTGAAGATTGATGCAGCGACCAAGAAGATTTCCCTGGGGATGAAGCAGCTTTTGCCGCATCCGTGGGACGCGGTGGAAGGGAAGTACAGGGCGGGCGAGCGGGTTCGTGGAGTGGTGACTCGCGCGACCGACTTTGGCGCGTTTGTCGAACTGGAGACGGGGGTTGAGGGGATGGTTCACCTTTCCGAGATGTCGTGGGCGAAGAAGGTTCACAAGCCCAGCGACATGCTGAAGCCGGGGGAGACCGTAGAGGTGATGATCCTTGGCATCAACGTGGCGGAGCGGCGCATGTCGCTGGGGCTGAAGCAGACGCTGGGCGATCCGTGGGCAGAGGCGCAGGAGAAGTTTGCGGTTGGCTCGACAGTGGAAGGGCCGGTCGTCAGCCTCACCAAGTTTGGCACGTTTGTACAACTTGCTGAGGGCGTCGAGGGCATGATTCATGTCAGCGAGATCAGCGCGGAGAAGCGTGTGGAGCGTCCGCAGGATGTGCTGCGCGTGGGCCAGGTGGTGAAGGCTAAGGTGCTCGATATCGACAAGGAGAAACGTCAGATCAAGCTGAGCATGAAGCAGCTTGTTCCGACTGGTCTCGATGAGTACATCGCCGAGCATAAGCAAGGCGATGTCGTGACGGGACGACTGATTGAGGTTTCCGGCGACAATGCAATGGTAGAACTGGGCGAAGGGATTCGCAGCAAGTGCAGAATAGTTGCGACTGCGGCAAAGGAAGAGCAGCCTGCGGCTGCAGGACAGGTGGATCTTTCAGCCTTCAGCTCGATGTTGAAGGAACGCTGGAAGAGTGGGTCTGCGAGCACAGTCAAGACGGATGAGATTCGCGCAGGGCAGATTCGTAGCTTCAAGATTACGAAGCTGGATCAGGATGCAAAGACGATTGAGGTGCAGCTCGTTTAA
- a CDS encoding DUF4126 domain-containing protein gives MDFSPANITALVIAASFAAGLNIYATVLTLGILARTHWVALPAGLDSLGHTWVIVVCAIMFAVEFVADKIPGFDVFWNVLHTAVRVPIAALVAYHASAQLSPQMQIIATGVGAAIALATHSSKTALRAVVTPSPEPVSNIALSSTEDVVAVGLTWFATHHPIVAASIAVALLVAAVLAARALLRAIQRPLRRLFGMPPTDAPVVTKPSTE, from the coding sequence ATGGACTTCTCGCCTGCCAATATTACCGCGCTCGTAATTGCTGCCAGCTTTGCGGCGGGTTTGAATATCTATGCCACGGTATTGACCCTGGGAATATTGGCACGGACGCACTGGGTTGCGCTGCCTGCGGGATTGGACTCGCTGGGGCATACGTGGGTGATTGTTGTATGCGCGATCATGTTCGCGGTTGAGTTTGTGGCTGACAAGATTCCGGGGTTCGATGTCTTCTGGAACGTGCTGCACACTGCTGTTCGTGTGCCGATTGCAGCCCTGGTCGCTTACCATGCGAGCGCGCAGCTTTCACCGCAGATGCAGATCATCGCCACTGGAGTAGGAGCGGCGATTGCGCTGGCTACGCATAGTTCGAAGACAGCGCTACGGGCGGTGGTGACGCCGAGCCCTGAGCCGGTGTCGAATATTGCGCTGAGCAGTACGGAAGACGTTGTTGCGGTAGGACTGACGTGGTTTGCTACGCACCATCCGATTGTGGCTGCTTCGATCGCGGTGGCCTTACTGGTGGCTGCGGTGTTGGCTGCGCGGGCGCTTTTACGTGCGATTCAGCGGCCGTTGCGACGCTTGTTCGGGATGCCGCCCACAGATGCTCCGGTGGTTACCAAGCCTTCTACGGAATGA
- a CDS encoding PaaI family thioesterase — translation MKGHPTLDERASHCFGCGPANPQGLHLSFEIDTTHPEAPTATAHIQLTQLYEGPPGYIHGGIVATLLDESMSKLNRPLSVLAMTRHMEVDYLRPAPLHQPLTLISRHLRREGRKLFHQAELLDSEGAVLARGKGLFVVIDEKLLARTGLTQPQI, via the coding sequence ATGAAAGGCCATCCAACCCTGGACGAGCGAGCCAGTCACTGCTTCGGCTGCGGTCCGGCCAATCCTCAGGGGCTCCACCTCAGCTTCGAGATCGACACTACCCATCCCGAAGCTCCCACTGCGACCGCGCATATTCAATTGACGCAACTATACGAAGGCCCACCTGGCTACATCCATGGAGGCATCGTAGCCACACTGCTCGACGAGTCCATGAGCAAACTCAACCGCCCGCTCAGCGTTCTTGCTATGACCCGCCACATGGAGGTCGATTACCTACGCCCCGCACCGCTTCACCAGCCGTTGACACTCATCAGTCGCCACCTGCGCCGCGAAGGACGCAAACTCTTCCATCAAGCAGAACTACTGGATTCCGAAGGAGCCGTCCTCGCTCGCGGTAAAGGCCTCTTCGTCGTCATCGACGAGAAGCTGCTCGCCCGCACCGGCCTCACCCAACCTCAGATCTAA
- a CDS encoding glycosyltransferase, with product MEAELTIVIPAKNEVKMLPKLLKSLCKQDYEGMAQTRVIVADAESTDGTVEVALSFRDRLNVEVIPGGLPSVGRNAGARLATTRFVLFLDADVELPEPTLLRRALWKMTRRDLHLATTNISCRHGGFFDDALYAGNNLVQRMSSFVSPFATGMFMLFDREAFWRLGGFNERALFAEDYLLSKGVERLRFRIVRGKVLTTNRRFKKLGHARMVWMFFKTMLHSWDEGYFLEDQGYWEELEA from the coding sequence ATGGAAGCGGAACTGACGATTGTGATTCCTGCGAAGAACGAAGTGAAGATGCTGCCGAAGCTGCTGAAATCGCTTTGTAAGCAGGACTATGAGGGCATGGCGCAGACAAGGGTGATTGTTGCGGATGCCGAATCAACCGATGGCACGGTGGAGGTAGCACTGAGCTTTCGTGATCGGTTGAATGTCGAGGTAATTCCGGGAGGGCTGCCCTCGGTGGGAAGGAATGCGGGCGCGCGTCTGGCGACGACCCGGTTTGTGCTGTTTCTGGACGCGGATGTGGAGTTGCCGGAGCCGACCCTGTTGCGGCGGGCGCTGTGGAAGATGACGCGCAGGGATCTGCACCTGGCGACGACGAATATTTCCTGTAGGCATGGCGGATTCTTCGACGATGCGCTGTATGCGGGAAACAACCTGGTGCAGCGAATGAGTTCGTTTGTGAGTCCTTTTGCGACAGGAATGTTTATGCTGTTCGACCGCGAGGCGTTCTGGCGGCTGGGTGGCTTCAATGAGCGCGCGCTGTTTGCAGAGGACTATCTCTTATCCAAAGGTGTGGAACGATTGCGGTTTCGGATTGTTCGAGGCAAGGTGCTAACCACCAATCGGCGGTTCAAGAAGCTGGGGCACGCGCGGATGGTCTGGATGTTCTTCAAGACGATGCTGCATAGCTGGGATGAGGGATATTTTTTAGAAGATCAGGGGTACTGGGAAGAGCTTGAGGCCTAG
- the pdxS gene encoding pyridoxal 5'-phosphate synthase lyase subunit PdxS, translating into MADHTTNGNFASSSLRLKTGLAEMLKGGVIMDVMNVEQARIAEEAGAISVMALERVPAMIRAEGGVARMANPKLIKEIVAAVSIPVMAKARIGHFAEAQVLQTLGVDFIDESEVLTPADEVYHIDKHAFTTPFVCGARNLGEALRRIAEGAAMIRTKGEPGTGDVVHAVQHMRQIVREIKALTVLDDSELYNAAKVHGAPYELVKMVAKAGKLPVPNFSAGGIATPADAALMMQLGAESVFVGSGIFMKERATPLDVENDPKERAEAVSRAKAIVIATTHYNDPKIVAEASEQVTGTMKGLAAAAIEEAQLMQTRGW; encoded by the coding sequence ATGGCAGACCACACCACCAACGGCAACTTCGCCTCATCCTCCCTTCGCCTCAAGACCGGCCTGGCCGAGATGCTGAAAGGTGGCGTCATCATGGACGTCATGAACGTTGAGCAGGCCCGCATCGCCGAAGAGGCCGGTGCCATCTCCGTCATGGCGCTCGAGCGCGTCCCGGCCATGATCCGCGCCGAAGGCGGCGTCGCTCGCATGGCTAATCCCAAGCTCATCAAAGAGATCGTCGCCGCCGTCTCCATCCCGGTCATGGCCAAGGCCCGCATCGGCCACTTCGCCGAAGCCCAGGTGCTCCAGACCCTCGGTGTCGACTTCATCGACGAGTCCGAGGTCCTCACCCCAGCGGACGAGGTCTACCACATCGACAAGCACGCCTTCACCACTCCCTTCGTCTGCGGGGCCCGCAACTTAGGTGAGGCCCTCCGCCGCATCGCCGAAGGCGCAGCCATGATCCGTACCAAGGGCGAACCGGGCACCGGCGACGTCGTTCACGCCGTCCAGCACATGCGCCAGATCGTCCGCGAGATCAAGGCGCTCACTGTCCTCGACGACTCCGAGCTTTATAACGCCGCCAAGGTCCACGGCGCACCCTACGAACTCGTAAAGATGGTTGCTAAGGCCGGTAAGCTTCCCGTTCCCAATTTCTCAGCTGGCGGCATCGCCACTCCCGCTGACGCCGCTCTTATGATGCAGCTCGGCGCCGAGTCGGTCTTTGTAGGCTCAGGCATCTTCATGAAGGAGCGCGCCACCCCGCTCGACGTCGAGAACGACCCGAAGGAGCGCGCCGAAGCCGTCTCCCGCGCCAAGGCCATCGTCATCGCCACAACCCACTACAACGATCCGAAGATCGTAGCCGAAGCCAGCGAACAGGTCACAGGAACCATGAAGGGCTTGGCTGCTGCTGCCATCGAAGAGGCCCAGTTGATGCAGACCCGCGGCTGGTAG
- a CDS encoding quinone oxidoreductase family protein, with amino-acid sequence MKAAVVNSFDRVPEYGEFDEPAAQAGEVLVKVSAAGLSQLVRGQAAGRHYSSSPVLPFIPGVDGVGRLADGRRVYFAFPRSPFGSMAELTVVQSSQYVALPEELDDVTAAAAANPGMSSWVALNERAKFVAGETVLINGATGVSGRLAIQIAKYLGARRVIATGRNEASVAELPSLGADSVIALDQSPEQLTEVFRKEIKESGVNVILDYLWGASAESLIAAVAGHGSGEAEPRIRYVQIGSVTGQTITLSSGALRSSGLELLGSGLGSVSNEVLVKNIGEFMKAVVPGKLKIAAQAVPLSQVSEAWSSKTADRIVFTL; translated from the coding sequence ATGAAGGCTGCAGTGGTGAACAGCTTCGATAGAGTGCCTGAGTACGGTGAGTTTGATGAGCCTGCCGCGCAGGCGGGCGAAGTACTCGTGAAGGTCAGTGCGGCTGGGTTGAGCCAGTTGGTTCGCGGTCAGGCGGCTGGAAGACACTACAGCAGCAGCCCCGTGCTTCCGTTTATTCCGGGCGTAGACGGCGTGGGAAGGCTGGCTGATGGACGCAGGGTTTATTTTGCGTTTCCGAGGTCTCCGTTCGGTTCGATGGCCGAGCTGACGGTGGTTCAAAGCTCGCAATACGTTGCGCTACCGGAGGAACTTGACGATGTTACGGCAGCCGCAGCGGCGAATCCTGGGATGTCTTCGTGGGTCGCTTTGAACGAGCGTGCCAAATTTGTTGCCGGGGAGACTGTGCTGATCAATGGAGCGACGGGTGTTTCTGGGCGGCTGGCGATCCAGATTGCGAAGTATCTGGGTGCTCGTCGCGTAATTGCGACGGGCCGAAATGAAGCAAGCGTTGCGGAGCTTCCATCGCTGGGAGCGGACAGCGTGATTGCGCTGGACCAGTCGCCCGAGCAGTTGACGGAGGTCTTTCGGAAGGAGATCAAAGAGAGTGGCGTGAATGTGATTCTCGACTATCTCTGGGGGGCATCGGCGGAGAGCCTGATAGCTGCTGTCGCCGGGCATGGTTCAGGTGAGGCGGAACCGCGTATTCGTTATGTGCAGATCGGTTCGGTGACGGGGCAGACGATTACGCTTTCGTCGGGAGCGTTGCGCAGCTCTGGGCTGGAACTGCTGGGGAGTGGGTTGGGCAGCGTCTCCAATGAGGTACTGGTGAAGAATATCGGAGAGTTTATGAAGGCGGTTGTGCCGGGAAAACTGAAGATCGCCGCTCAGGCTGTTCCGCTTTCTCAGGTGTCGGAGGCATGGAGTAGCAAGACTGCGGATCGTATTGTTTTTACGTTGTAG